The Tautonia plasticadhaerens nucleotide sequence CCAGGTGCAGGCCCCCCGTGGGCGAGGGGGCCAGTCGGCCCACGATTCCCGGTCCCGACTCGCTCGATCGCACCGTCACCCCCATCCCGACGTACGGAACCCAGGGTCGCGGCCATGGCCGGGTTCGGCTGGTCCGTCCCCCACCCGGCGCCGTACAATCCTACCGTCGATCCGCCGAGGCGGCAGATCCGACGCCCCACCGACCGCCCTCGAAGGGAGCCCCTGCCCGATGGACGCCGATCTGAAGCGCGAAGCCCGAAGCGTGATCGACCGGATCGTCAACCTGCGAGACTCTCTTTGACTTGGGCGACAAGCAAGCCCGTCGAGACGAACTCGAGGCGCAGATGGGCCGACCCGATTTCTGGAACGACCAGGAGAAGGCCCAGGTCGTCATCGGCGAGCTGAAGACGCTCAACGCCGTGATCAAGCCGTTCGAGGAGCTGATCGGCCAGGGGGATGACCTGGAGACCATGATCGAGTTGGCCGAGGAGACCGGGGACGACTCTTTCGACCAGGAGCTGCGCGATTCCACCGCCAGGGCGGTGAAGGCCTTCGAGGCGTTCGAGCTGCGCTCGATGCTCTCCGGCCCCAACGACCACCGCAGCGCCTTCGTCACCATCAACGCCGGGGCCGGCGGCACCGAGGCCTGCGACTGGGCCGAGATGCTGCTCCGCCAGTACATGATGTGGGCCGAGGCCCACGGCTACAAGGTCGAGATCACCGACCGAGAGGACGGCGGCTCGGCCGGCATCTCCAACGCCACGCTGCACATCTCCGGCAACCTCGCCTACGGCTACCTCAAGTGCGAGACCGGCGTGCACCGGCTGGTCCGGATCAGCCCGTTCGACTCCCAGTCCCGTCGCCAGACGTCGTTCGCCTCCGTGGACGTGCTCCCCGAGGTCGACGACTCGATCTCCATCGAAATCCGCGACTGCGACCTCGAGCGCGAGGTCTTCCGCTGCGGAGGCCCCGGCGGCCAGCACCAGAACAAGACCGAGTCGGGCGTCCGGTACCGGCACGTCCCGACCGGGGTCGTCGCCGAATCCCGCTCCGAGCGGTCGCAGTTCAAGAACGACGACAACGCCATGGCGCTGCTCAAGGCCAAGCTCATCAAGATGGAAGAGATGAAGCGTGAGGCCGAGTATGCCAAGATGTACGACGAGAAGGGCGAGATCAGCTTCGGCAGCCAGATCCGCAACTATGTCCTCCAGCCCTACCAGCTGGTCAAGGACTTGCGGACCGGCTTCGAGGTCGGCAACCCCCGGTCCGTGCTCGACGGCGACCTCGACGGCTTCATCGAGGCCTACCTCCGCATGAAGCTCGAACAGGGCGAGACCACCCCGGCGACCTGATCCTTGATCGCCCCGCCCCGTCCCGAGCCGATGCGACCCCCGCCGGGCACCACCCCGGCCCGGCGGGGAATCCCCCCCCCTGATCCCGCCCCCTCGATCGATCGATGCCCATCCTCGACGAATCCGACGGCCGATCCGCCATCCTCGCCTCCAACTGCCGGCTCGTATTCCTCTGGGCCGGGGACCGATGGAGACACGCCCTCGAAGTCGGAGCGGGCGACTCGTACCGGACCCTCGCCTCCTCGATGGAGGGGGAGGCCGACCCGACGCGGGTCGTCGGACCGGCGTATCAGCAGATGCATCTCCAGCACTTACCGGATCAGCCTGAGGCGATCCGGGCTTTCCTCGTCGGCCAGAGCGGGCCGCACCACTTCTCGGCCGTCTTCACAATTTCCGAGGACGAGGGGGTTGCCCGGATCGATGTCGAGGTGGCCGACCGCTGCCGGGCGGAAGTCGTCGCTCTGGCCAGCACGTACGTCGTCGACCTGCCGACGAGCGACCTCCGGGATGCCGGGCCGGCTGGCGTCTCGTGGGAGCTGTCACCTGGGCCGAGCGGCTCCCTCTCGATCGAGGCCGACACTCCCTCTCGCATCGACCTCCGAGAGGCAGGATGTCGCGGCGTCCAGGTCCAGGCCGCCGCCCGGGTCGAGCCGGGCCAGGCCACCGTCTCCTGGTCCTACTCCTGGAGGCTCCGGGTCGCCCCGTGAACGGCGGGTCGCGGGCCGGGAGGATCGATGGCCGGAATCGGCCCGATCCTCGACCGCCGACTCCGGGACCGATCCCGATCGACCGCCCCGATTGCCGTCGCCGAGCCGTGGCCTCGACGATCATAATGCGAACCCCCGAGATCGGGCGGCCCCGTCCGCCGAACCGGACCGCCACGATCCGAACCGTTTTGGCCGGAGAATACACGGATGCTGAATGCACTGCCCGACCGCGACCCCGAGGTCTTCGAGGCGATCGTCGCCGAGGAACGCCGACAGCGAGATGAGCTGGAGCTGATCGCCTCGGAGAATTACACGAGCAAGGCCGTGATGGAGGCCGTCGGCTCGGTCCTGACGAACAAGTACGCCGAGGGGCTCCCCGGCCGACGCTACTATGGCGGCTGCGAGCACGTCGACACGACCGAGCGGCTGGCCATCGACCGGGCCAAGCGGCTCTTCGGAGCCGAACATGCCAACGTCCAGCCCCACTCCGGCGCCTCGGCCAACATGGCGGTGTACTTCGCCAGCCTGGAGATCGGCGACACGGTCCTGGCGATGGACCTCGCCCACGGCGGGCACCTCACCCACGGCATGCCCCTAAACTACTCCGGCCGCTGGTACAAGACCATCGGCTACGGGCTGGAGCGCCAGACCGAGCGGCTCGACTACGACGGCATCGACCGGCTCGCACGGGAACACAAGCCCAAGCTGATCCTCGCCGGCGCCAGCGCCTACTCCCGGGTCATCGACTTCGACCGGATCGCCGAAGTCGCCCGGGAGGTCGGCGCCGTGTTCATGGTGGACATGGCCCACATCGCCGGCCTGGTCGCCGCCGGCCTGCACCCGAGCCCGGTGCCGGTGGCCGACTTCGTCACCTCGACCACGCACAAGACCCTCCGGGGGCCCCGGGGAGGCATCGTCCTCTGCAAATCCGCCTGGGCCAAGAAGCTCGATTCGGCCGTGTTCCCCGGCATCCAGGGCGGCCCGCTGGAGCACGTCATCGCCGGCAAGGCCGTCTGTTTCGGCGAGGCCCTCTCCGGCGACTTCAAGGGTTATTGCGCCCAGGTCATCGCCAATGCCCGGACCCTAGGGGAGGAGCTGACTCGGGCCGGTTTCCGGATCATCTCCGGGGGGACTGACAATCACCTGATCCTCGTCGACGTCACCCCCAAGGGACTGACCGGCAAGATCGCCGAGTCCAGCCTCGGCCGGGCCGGGATCACGATCAACAAGAACCTGATCCCCTTCGACGCCCGAAAGCCGCTCGACCCCAGCGGCATCCGCCTCGGCACCCCGGCGCTGACGACGCGAGGGCTGAAGGAGGACGCGATTCGCCAGGTCGCCTCCTGGATCGTCGCCGTCCTGAACGCCCCCGACGACGAGGCCCTCGCCTCCCGAGTCCGGGGCGAGATTGCCGACTTCGGCCGGGATTACCCCGTACCGGCCGACGCCGGTTCCCCGGCCGTCGCCTGAGCCGTCCGGCGATCGCCGGAGGGCCCCCGCCCTCGGCGATCGCCCAATGTTCACTTGAAGAGTAAACTTTAAACGGGCGGGCCATCATGGAGGCCCACCCTCCTGACCCTGGCAAACCGAAGTCCTTCAATCATTTGGGGAAGGAGATCCTGAGCCCGAGCCGCCGGCTGCGACGCTCCCACGGTCGAACCCGTTCGATTGTTGACCATCGTCGGAATCATGGTTAAGATTGCGACGATTCGCAGCCAACCGCATCGGAAGGGGCCCGAGCCATGCCCGTCGAAGCGTCACCGAGCCTGAACCTCGACCTGGGAGCGATCAGCCGGGAGCTGGACACCGCGTCTGCCTGGGACATCCTGCGCTGGTCGGTCGAGACCTTCGGGCCGAAGCTGACGATGGCGACCGCGTTCGGCCCCGAGGGGTGTGCGATCCTGCACATGCTCTCGCACGTCGACCCCGACCGGAAAGTCCGGGTTTTCAATCTGGACACCGGCTACCAGTTCCGCGAGACCCTGGAGCTGCGCGACCGTGTCGCCGAGCGGTACGGGATCGAGGTGGAGCTGGTCCGGGCCGATTCGACCGTCGAGCAGTTCGAGGCGGCCAACGGCGGCCCCGTCTACAGCACCGAGCCGGACCGCTGCTGCTTCGAGCGGAAGATCGTCCCGCTGCGCCAAGCGGTCGTCGGCTACGACGCCTGGATCTCTTCGATCCGGGCGGAGCAGTCCGAGCACCGGGCGAGGGCCGACGTGGTCGGCTGGGACAAGAAGTTCGACCTGGTGAAGGTCAACCCGCTGCTCCGCTGGTCCCGGCGGGACGTCTGGGCGTTCATCGTCTCGAACAAAGTGCCGTACAACCCCCTGCACGACCAGGGTTACCCCTCCATCGGCTGCTGGCCCTGCACGCGAGCCGTCGCCGAGGGCGAGACCGACGAACGGGCCGGCCGATGGGCCGGGCAGGCGAAGACGGAATGCGGCCTGCACTCGCTGGACAGCAGCCAACTCTGATCCCCGGGGGAGACAACCGACGGTCGGCAGGGGCACCATGTGCGGGGTGAACGGGGAGGCGACGTCCCCGCGACCGGGAGCGTCGCCGACCGACCCCGCGGCCGACGCGTTCATCCCGAATCGACGCCCCCACGCCCGACCGCCGACCCGCCCATGAAGCTTTCCGCGAAGGCCGAATATGCCTGCCTGGCGATGCTCGCACTGGCCCGTCACCGACCCGACGAGCCTCCGGTGCGGATCCGGGAGATCGCCGAGAGCCAGGGGATCCCTGAGCGATACCTCGTCCAGATCCTCCTGCACCTGAAGGGGGCCGGTCTGGTGACGAGCGTCCGGGGGGCTTCCGGGGGCTATCGGCTGACGAGGCTGCCCGAGCGGATCTCGATCGGCGAGGTGCTGCTGGCCATCGACGGCCCCGAGGACCCCCATCGCGAGGCCCGAGGGCCCGAGGCCCGTGCCCTCGCCTCGGTCTGGGACGAGGTCCGACTCGCCGAGCAGGAGGTCCTGGATCGGATCAGCCTCGCCGACGTGACCGAGCGGACCGCCCCTCGGGACTGGGTCATCTGACCCGCTCGTGGCCACCCGGCAGCACCGCCGGGGCGCGACGACTCGTCGGAACCCATTTAGTTTGTTATCATTCGAACCCATGTCCTTCCTCAGAGACACGACCCGAACCTCCCCATTAAGGAGACCCTGACGATTCCTGCCTCAACCCCCGCCGCCGGCCCGAATTCCCCCTATGGCGGCAGCCTGGTCGACCTGATCGTCGACGACGCCCGGGCCGCCGAGATGCGGGCGACCGCACAGGATTTCCCCAGCCTGACGCTCGACGAGCGCGGCCTCTGCGACCTGGAGCTGCTGGCCACGGGCGGCTTCTCCCCGCTGACCGGCTTCATGGGCAAGGCCGACTACGAGCGCGTCGTGTCGGAGATGCGGCTGGCCGACGGCACCCTCTGGCCCCTGCCGGTGACCCTGCCCGTCGACGCCTCGCAGGGCATCGCCGAGGGGACCACCCTCGCGCTGCGGGACGTCTACGGCAACCTGCTCGCCTTCCTCCACGTCGAGGAGGTGTACGCCTACGACAAGGAGGCCGAGGCGAAGGGGGCCTTCGGCACCACCGACGCGAAGCATCCCTCGGTCGCCTACCTGAACAAGCAGCCGGGCCATTATGCCGCCGGCAAGCTGGAGGTCATCCGGGTCCCGCCGCACTACGATTTCGTCGAGCTGCGCAAGACCCCGGCCGAGGTCCGTGCCCTGTTCGCCGAGAAGGGCTGGCCGAAGGTGGTGGCCTTCCAGACCCGGAACCCGCTGCACCGGGCGCATGAGGAGCTGACCAAGCGGGCGGCCGAGCAGGTCGGCGGCGGCCTGCTCATCCACCCGGTCGTCGGCGTGACCAAGCCGGGAGACGTCGACCACTTCACCCGGGTCCGCTGCTACCGGGCCCTGGTCGACGACCACTACGACAACGACTCGGTCGTCCTGAGCCTGCTGCCCCTGGCGATGCGGATGGCCGGCCCCAGGGAGGCCCTCTTCCACGCGATCATCCGCCGCAACTTCGGTTGCACCCACCTGATCGTCGGCCGGGACCACGCCGGTCCCGGCAACGACTCCTCCGGCAAGCCCTTCTACGGGCCGTACGACGCCCAGCAGACGATGCAGCAGTACGGCGACGAGATCGGCATGGGCATGGTCGACTTCAAGTTGATGGTCTACCTGCCGGACGAGGACCGATACTGTGCCGTCGACGAGGTGCCCGAGGGGACCAAGACGGCCAACATCTCGGGCACCCAGGTCCGGGACGACTACCTCGCCAAGGGCGTCCCGCTCCCCGAGTGGTTCAGCCGGCCCGCGGTGGCGGAGATCCTCCGGGACACCAACCCGCCGAAGTTCAACCAGGGCCTGACGATCTGGTTCACCGGCCTCTCGGGATCGGGCAAGAGCACGATCGCGCACGCCCTGACCGAGCGCCTGGCGGAGTATGGCCGGAACGCCTCGATGCTCGACGGCGACGAGATCCGGACCCACCTGTCGAAGGGGCTGGGCTTCAGCAAGGAAGATCGGGATACGAACATTCGCCGGGTCGGCTACGTCGCCGGCCTGGTCGCCCAGCACGGCGGCACGATCCTCTGCTCCGTCATCAGCCCGTACCGGGAGACTCGGGACGAGGCCCGGAAGTCGTCCAAGGGGAACTTCGTCGAGGTCTTCTGCGACACGCCCCTCGACGTCTGCGAGGCGAGGGACGTGAAGGGCCTCTACGCCAAGGCCCGCAACGCCGTCGCCCAGGGCAAGCCGATGGGCTTCACCGGGGTAGACGACCCGTACGAGGCCCCGCTGAACCCCGAGGTCACGCTGGACACCAGCAAGCTCTCCGTCGCCGAGTGTGCCGACGCGATCATCGAGAAATTGCTGGAGTTGGGCTACATCCTGCCGCACGGCCACCGTTGACCCGAAGGGATCGGGTCCTCGACAAACGGATCGCCGACCGGTAGATTCTGATCATGGCCCGATCGGCCGGCCCCGGCCGGCCGATCGGGCCCCCGCAACCAGGAAGGGACGCCGCCGCAGAGGACCACGGAGGGTCCGTCATGTCTCATCTCCCGACCTCTCCCATTCGTCCCCGGGCTCGGGACGAGTCGGCCGGCCCGACGGCCGGGTCCGATCCTTCCCCCGGTCGGACCGCATCTCCGCCAGACCGGATCGACCGATGGGCCGATCGATTCTCCGTCCGCGTCCTGCCCGCGGCGACGGCGACCCTCTGCATCCTGATGCTGGCGACCTGGGTGCCGCACTACCTGGGCTGGCCCTGGTGGCCGGATCTCGACACCTTCGCCGCCTCGGCCATCTGCTGGGAGGGCGGACTCAGTCCCTATCGGGACCTCGCCGGATACTCCTTCCCCGGCCCGATCTACCTGTTCTACGGCATCCACGCCGCCGTCGGGGCCGGGACGACGTGGGCGATCTACGCGGTCGACGCCGCGATGGTCGTCGGGCTTGTCTTGATGCTGTCGGCCTGGTCCCGTCGCCGGTTCGATCGATGGTGGCCGGGGCTCGTCGGCGGGGCGGCGGTGCTGGCGATCTACACCGACCTGAATTTTTCCCTCGTTGCCCAGCGAGACTGGCAGGCGACCTGCCTGGTCGTCCTCGCCCTGCTCGGTCCGACGACCTGGCCAGGCCGCCCGGGTCGGGTCTTCTCCGCCCTGGCGATCGCCGGGGCGCTGACGTTCCGGCCCCATGTCGTCCTCTTCGGGCCCGCCCTGCTGATCGCGGTCGTCGAGGGGGAACGAAGTCGAGGGGCGGATGCCCGTCCCGGGGCCGGGGCGATCGAATGGGGAATCCTCACGATCCTGCTCTCCATCCTGTCCTTCGCCCCCCTGATCCTCCACGAGATCCTCGATGACCTGGTCCGCAATCTGAAGCTCGCCACCTACGGCAGCCATTACAGCAGGGCGACCCCCGAGGGGATGATCGCCGAGGTCGTCCGACAGTTCGTCCAGCCGGGCTGGCTGGTCGTCCCGCTCTCTGTCGCGTTGCTGGCCGGGACGACCCGGGTGGCGATCCGCCGAGAGGCGATCATCTGGCTGACGACCGCCGCCTGCGTCCTGCTCTACAAGCCGCTCCACCCGAGGGCGCACGACTACCTCGACCTGCCGAGATGGATCGTCTGGTCGGTCCTGCTCGCGCTGCTCGCGGCGATCCTCGAGTCGATCCCCTGGCGATCGCCCCGGCACCGCCTGGTGGCCTCGATTGCGGTCCTGGCGACCGCGGTCCCCTCGAAGCCCGACTTCTGCAACCCGAGGGCGGCGTTCACCGCGATCGCCTCGGCATGGGGGAGCGAATCCGGGGGAGGCATCGACAGGGTTCCTCCGGGGTACGTCCACCACGACCCGCACTACGAGGTCGCACGTTACCCCTGGGCCGACTATCGCCGGGCCCTCGAGCACCTCAGGGACGAGGTAGGCCCCTCAACCTCGGTGGCCAACCTGCTCGGCTACCAACTCGCGGCGGCCGGGGCGACGGGTCATCGGCCCGTCTTCCGCAACGAGTCTGGCCTGCTCTGGAAGAGCCAGGTCGGCTGGGAGGATGGAGCCTTCGTCGAGATGTTGGAGGCGGAGGCCAATTCAGTGGTCATCTGGGCGCCGGGACGCGAGGGGCCGGAGCCCGGCCTGATCTCCCCGGTCCTGGTCGACTGCGTCCGCCGGCTGTACGAGCCCGACCGACGTTTCGGCGTCATCGAGGTCTGGCGACGGGCGGGGGACGGGGGCCACCGGCCCCGTTGAACGGGGACCAGGGGCGTTCGATCAGGGCCCGCCGATACCAGAACAGCAGGCGGTCGATGTCGTCCAGTCCCTTGAGTTCGGCTCGCCGGGCGACCATGGTCCTCGGGTCGGACGTGAGGACGTCGGCGATCCCCCGGTCGACGAGCGAAGCGAGACGGCCCGGGTCGTTGACGGTCCAGACGTGGACCGGCCAGCCCCGACGGCGAGCCCCGGCGATCAGGTCATCGGTCGCGACCGACTCCCGGACGCTCAGGAAGTCGAGGTCCAGGCGGGTCGGATCCCCCAGGGCTTTGAAAATGATGAACCCGATCGGCAGCCCCGGGGCCTGCCGACGGACCTCGGCGACCGCCTCGTAGGAAAGCGACGAGACGACGCAACGCCCTCTCGCCCGCTTCCGGTCCAGCGCGTCAAGCACAGCCGTGACCAGCGGAGTGGGGTCGGCTCGTTCCCTCGGCATCTTCAACTCGATGTTGAGCGTGATCCGATCGCCCGCCTCGTCGAGTACCTCGTCGAGGCTGGGGATCCGCTCCCCCAGGAAGTCCGGGCCGAACCACCGCCCGACGTCGATCCGGCGGAGTTCCTCGAAGTCGAGCTCGACGATCCGCCTCGGATCGCCCGCCACCCTCCGGAGATCCTCGTCATGGACGACGGCGACCACCCCATCGGCGCAGAGCTGGACGTCGATCTCGGCGGCGTCGGCGCCGGAGTCGATGGCGGCCCGGATGGCGGCCAGGGTGTTCTCGGGGGCCGAACTCGAATCCCCCCGGTGGGCCGTGATCGTCACCGTCGTCGGGTCGCCGATCGTGTCGAGGATCCCGAGGCAGGACAACGCCGACAGGATGACCACGGCCAACACCCCCGCCAGCACCGTCCGTCGGCTCCCGAGCCCTCCCGACGAGGCGGGGGCCTTTGTCGGGCCGACCCCGGCCGATTCGGGGTCGGCCGTGCCCGGTTCGAGGGCCTCCCGGTCGATCCGGAAGAGGATCAGCGCCAGGGCGATCCCGACCACGACGTCGACACCCACCAGCAGGAGGACGTGGACCGTCATCAAGGTGCCGATCAGGGGGATCGCCGTCGCCAGGGAGCCGGACGCCCGTGCCAGCATCGGCTCGCCGACCAATCGGATGAGACCCGTGGCGGACAGGCCGAGCAACCAGGCCCCGAGGAGCCAGGCCGCCAGGATCGTCACGTTCCTCCAAGGCCGCCCTCGGGTCCTGGACGCGCTGACCCGCAGGGCATCCTGGGGACCTCGGCGCTCGATCAGCAGGACCGGCAGGCTGACGAGCCATCGCAGGAGGAGACGCACCGAAATGCCCCCGACGACCACGGAGGCGATCCCCGAGACGGCCACGCCGAACCAGAATGCCGGGGGACGGGAGGTCGTCAAGAAGTAAAGATCGTATCGAGACCAGAATGCCCAGTAGGCGAGCCAGACGACGGTCAGGCCCGGCAACAACACCAGCGAGAATCGGACGAAGAGGATCAGCCCGAGCCGGAGCAACTCGGGCGAACGCCGGAGGACCTCCACGAAGGCGTTGCTCGCCGATCGCGGCCGGCCTCGGCTCCGTCCCTCGGCGATGAGGATGACGCCTGAGAGTTGGAAGGCGGCCAGGAAGAAAGTTAGGACCGTTGCCACGGCCCCCGTCGCCACACCCATCGGCGAGAGGATGAAGTCGAGTAACTCCGTGTTGCCGACGGCATAGCGCCCCGTCCGGGCGATCAGGGCTCGGAGGATCAGCGTGACGGCCGGCCCGAGGAACGCGAACGACGCCATCCGGAAGAGGAGTTCATAGCCGATCATCGCGCCCGCCGAGCGCCGGAAGTCGCGTAGTGCCCGGGAGAGGATCGCCCATGGGGGGCTCGGAGGCGACATCAGGATTCCCTGATCTGTCGATTAATCGGGATGGCGAACCGTCGGCCCTCCAGTCAGGTCCCGATCAGGTCGGCGACCGCATCGGCCGTCACGGGTCGGATCACGCCGCGTTCGGTGATGATCGCGGTGATCATCCGGCTCGGCGTCACGTCGAAGGCGGGGTTGTAGACTTCCACGCCTTCGGGGGCGGTCTGTCGGCCGAAGCCGTGGGTGATCTCGCGGGGATCGCGCTGCTCGATGGGGATCGAGGAGCCGTCAGGGAGGGAGAGGTCGAAGGTGCTCGACGGTGCCGCGACGTAGAAGGGGATGTCGTGCGCCTTCGCGGCCAGGGCGACGCCGTAGGTGCCGATCTTGTTGGCGGTGTCGCCGTTGGCGGCGATCCGATCGGCCCCGACCACGACCGCCTGGATTTTCCCCTCCTTCATGACCTGGGGGGCCATGTTGTCGCAAATCAGGGTGACGGGGATTCCTCGCCGTTGGAGCTCCCAGGCGGTCAGGCGGGCCCCTTGCAGTAACGGTCTCGTCTCGTCGGCATAGACGTGGACGGCCTTGCCCTGTTCGACGGCCGAAAAGATAACCGCCAGGGCCGTGCCGTAGTCGGACGTGGCGAGGCCTCCGGCGTTGCAGTGGGTGAGGATCCCGTGACCCGGTTCGAGTAGTTCCGCCCCGAATCGGCCGATGGCCCGGCACATGGCGCGATCCTCCTGCTCTATGGCCCTAGCCTCGTCGAGCAGGTGGTCAAGCAGCACCTCGGGGCCGGGGGCGGTCGTCGCCTCGGCCTCCGCGGTGCGTTGCATCCGGTCGAGGGCCCAGAACAGGTTGACCGCCGTCGGCCGGCTGGTGCGGAGATGCGCCGCCGCGGCTCGGAGGGAGGAGACGACCGCATCGACCGAGCCCAGCCCCTGTCCCCGGGCCCCGAGCACGGCGCCGTAGGCCGCGGCGATGCCGATGGCCGGGGCTCCCCGGACCCGGAGCATCTTGATCGCCTCCCAGACCGTCTCCACGTCCCGACAGTCGATCCGGGAGAACTCGACGGGCAGGAGTGTCTGGTCGATCAGGCGGACGGCACCGTCCCGAGCCGAGCCGACCCAGCCTACGGTCTCGATCGAAGGTCCGACGGCGGGGGCGGGCCCGGTGGGATGGTGGGTCATTCGTCGCCGTCCTCGTCGTCCTCCTCGATCTCCTCCGGGTCGATCCAGGAGTAGAATTCGGAGTAGAGCTTCCAGATGGTCCGCATCGCCTTCTCGGACTCGTCCCCCTTCATGGGACCGTGCTCACCGGAATAGCCGGCAACCCGGGCGGCGATTTCGAGCAACTCGAGGTTCTGCTGCCGCATCGACAGGAAAATCTGGGTGCGAGACTCGGCGCCAAGCTCTTGGAGCAGCTCAGTCGCGTCGACCTCCTCGTGCTCGTGTTCGTGGTCGTTTTCGTGTCCATTGTCCATGATCGGGCTCCGGGAAAGGGGTGTGGTTCGGATCCGGGGGATGACGTGTTCAGGAGGCGTCGGTCCAGGGGACGTAGGGGAGGCCGAACGTCTCGGCGACGGCGCGGTTGGTAACCCGGCCGGCGACGACGTTGATCCCCTGGGCGATTCCGGGCGATTGCTCGGCGACGGACCGCCAGCCCTGATTGGCCAGTTTCAATGCATAGGGGAGCGTCACGTTGCAGAGGGCATAAGTGCTGGTCCGGCCGACGGCGCCTGGCATGTTGGTGACGCAGTAGTGGACCACGTCGTCGACGACGTAAGTCGGATGACGGTGGGTGGTGGGCTTGCTCGTCTCGAAGCAGCCGCCCTGGTCGATCGCCACGTCGACGATCACCGATCCGGGCTTCATCCTCGTCAGGTCGTCCTTCGTCACCAGGCGGGGGGCCCGGGCGCCGGCGATCAGGATGGCGCCGATGACGAGGTCGGCCCGCCCGATCGACTCCCGGATGGTGTGGCGGTCGGAGTAGAGCGTGGTGACGTTGGGGGGCATGATGTCGTCGAGGTAGCGGAGGCGATCGAGATTGATGTCCAGGATCCGGACATTGGCCCCGAGCCCGGCGGCCACCTTCGCGGCGTTCGAGCCGACGATGCCGCCGCCGAGGACCGCGACCTCGGCCGGCGCCACCCCGGGGACACCCGCGAGCAGGATCCCCCGGCCTTCCTGGGGGCGTTCGAGGAATTTGGCCCCCTGCTGGATACTCATCCGGCCGGCGACCTCGCTCATCGGCGTCAATAGTGGGAGGTGGCCCTGGGTATCGGTGATCGTCTCGTAGGCGATGGCCGTGATCTGCCGGTCGATGACGGCCCGGGTCAGGGCCTCCTCGGCGGCGAAATGGAAGTAGGTGAAGACGACCTGGCCCGCTCGCATCATCGACCATTCGGCCGGCTGGGGCTCCTTGACCTTCACCACGAGGTCGGCCTTCGACCAGACTT carries:
- the mtnA gene encoding S-methyl-5-thioribose-1-phosphate isomerase yields the protein MTHHPTGPAPAVGPSIETVGWVGSARDGAVRLIDQTLLPVEFSRIDCRDVETVWEAIKMLRVRGAPAIGIAAAYGAVLGARGQGLGSVDAVVSSLRAAAAHLRTSRPTAVNLFWALDRMQRTAEAEATTAPGPEVLLDHLLDEARAIEQEDRAMCRAIGRFGAELLEPGHGILTHCNAGGLATSDYGTALAVIFSAVEQGKAVHVYADETRPLLQGARLTAWELQRRGIPVTLICDNMAPQVMKEGKIQAVVVGADRIAANGDTANKIGTYGVALAAKAHDIPFYVAAPSSTFDLSLPDGSSIPIEQRDPREITHGFGRQTAPEGVEVYNPAFDVTPSRMITAIITERGVIRPVTADAVADLIGT
- the ald gene encoding alanine dehydrogenase; amino-acid sequence: MIVGVPREIKEDEYRVGLLPVGAEELTAGGHTVLIESGAGSGSGLLDADYSAVGATVVDHAVEVWSKADLVVKVKEPQPAEWSMMRAGQVVFTYFHFAAEEALTRAVIDRQITAIAYETITDTQGHLPLLTPMSEVAGRMSIQQGAKFLERPQEGRGILLAGVPGVAPAEVAVLGGGIVGSNAAKVAAGLGANVRILDINLDRLRYLDDIMPPNVTTLYSDRHTIRESIGRADLVIGAILIAGARAPRLVTKDDLTRMKPGSVIVDVAIDQGGCFETSKPTTHRHPTYVVDDVVHYCVTNMPGAVGRTSTYALCNVTLPYALKLANQGWRSVAEQSPGIAQGINVVAGRVTNRAVAETFGLPYVPWTDAS